AATTATTATGATGGGAAGCGGCGATTTAGTGTCTAGGTGCATCTGGGCGTGAGcagtaaattcaaataaaatagtagaagaattaaaaaaatctgaatttttttggcatTGAATATGCCCGAGTGCGCTAGGTGTGTGCAAAAATTCGTGGTGAAATGACATTCAAAGATCTCTCGGCAAAATAAAATTCGGTTGTCAAAGAAATTTTTAAAAAGAGCACTGCTTAGACTTGATTTTGTCTTTGTTACCGATATCTCCCCGAATGCCAGTTAACCACGAAATTTGCACGCATCTAGTGCACTTGAGCATCCTCTATGCCAAAAAGtgcattttttgaattatttttattTAAATTTACTGTCCATGTGGAGCAAATGAGCATGTGGGCTCAGTGTAGAATTACCGGCCATGATGATCCTTCCCGAAGATAAGAGTGTTCATTTATACCAAATAAATATATTCACATAGCATATAGTGTACTAAATTTCAGAAATACTTACACACCATACTAACTGCATCTACTTGGCAACACTTCGAAAACAAGTTCCAACTCGATGCATTGGAAGAACGCAAGTCGGTTGGAACCTAGGCTACACTACAACACTCATCAGTAGGTAACACTACCAGTCAGCTGTGCCAGAACAGGTAGTCCAATTAGAGCCCATCCAACATTACTTAGAGTTCAGAGTTGGTCGCCGACGGCGAGAACGGCGGCGGCACCTGATCAAAAGAGTCGAACACGTCCGGGGGCAGGTCGTCGAAGAAGTTGTCCCGAGTCTCGACCTTGATGCCATCACGCGAATACTCCATACCGAAGAACGGCATCATCATCGGCGCAGGATGCAGAGGCGGAAGCAGGTCGTGGTACGCGAGATCATCCATGGCGCTCGCTCCGACGAAGCCGGGATCGACGCCGCATCTCTCCGGCAAGCCCGGGAATTCTAGCAGATGGTAGGGATGATGATAAAACGACGACTCTGGGGCTAACTGGTAATAAGCTGCGTTCGACGAGCTCGCTTCTCCTTCGGTGGTGGACGGTGCTGCTGCCTGCAGCGGCAATGGCTCGAAACTGAGGAATCCAGAGCACATCTGATCATGCGAGATTCGCGCGGTGTCCTGGTGCTCCATGGGCGGTGCAGCCGGGAAGCTTTGGCCGCCGGAGGAGTTGCCCACGGACGGAACATGATCATGGCAAGAACCCTGGCGTtcaaaattcagagtttcagacaGAGAAACGAGTGCGTGCCGAGCAAGTTCAGTAAATCTGTGAATGCATTACAGTAGATAGATGACAATTTTATCTGAAGAATGCGAAAGGTAAACTGCAACTTTGCGAGTACGTACTCACCATGGCGGACTCGAGAGAGGATGCGGGCGCTTTGGTGTTGCTGCTCCTGGTCTTGCTGGGCCGGGCGCGGAGAGGCGCGCGCAGCAGCCTGGCGAGCCGCTTCTGGCGGGTGCTCCAGAAGTTCTTGACGTCGTTGTCCGTCCTGCCCGGCAGGTAGGTGGCGATCCTCGCCCACTTGTTGCCGAACTGCGCCTGCAGCTCGATCACCACCCGCTCCTCGTCGGCGGAGAACTTGCAGCCACTTCAGCAAAAAAAATGTCAGGTTGCAATTGCACTGCCGTTGTGAATTCTCAGCCAAGGTTGATAGCGCAAGTTGCAGAGGATAACACGATGCTGTGCACATCACTGTCGTTGTCTCTCTCATCTGGCCATTTTCTTGTTAACAGTTCGTTAAAAGATGCATTTGTTGGTAATCatctctagtactccctccgttcctaaatataagtctttggagagatttcactatagaccacatacggagtaaaatgaatgaattatactctaaaatgcatctagatacatctgtatgtggtccatagtaaaatcgctacaaagacttatatttaggaacggagggagtagaaaacaatcGTTGTCACTTGCTGTCTCTGTTCTTGCCGGTCAGACAATTAGTGCCGGGCAAGGGTCATTGTTAATCAGCGATGAAAACTAGGGTAAATTGGATTATACTAGCGCTGATGCAGCCTGACTTCTTAGAACGTGCGCACATACACAAGTTCAACCGAAGCACAGCGCGATTGAACagtgccaagaagaagaagaaggaggaggaggaggaggaaatggatAGAAATGGCGGTTGCTGCATGCGTACGTCTTGAGGTTGGGCCGGAGCTTGTTGACCCAGCGGAGGCGGCAGGACTTGCCGGTGCGCTGCAGGGCGCCTTTGGATCGAATGGAGCTCCAGTCGCGCGGGCCGTGCGTGCGGACGTGCTCCAGCAGCACCGCGTCCTCCTCCGCCATCCACGGCCCCTTCcgcaccgcctcgccgccgccgtcccgcctgCCGCCCCTCCGACGGGCGGCGCCGCCGGGTGCTCGCGCCATTGCCCTGCCTGATCAGCCGATCGAGAGGAGAGAAGACGGCAGACGCAGCGCGTGCGAGTAGTGCCCCGCAAGAGGCGCGGCCCTTTCTGTAACTTCTATGGGGTGTGGACAGGGGGTGTAGCGGTGCGCGTGGCGCGACGGGGAGCGTCGGGCGGGGATCGGACGGTCGGGCTTTATTCGAGAGGGGAGCGGGCGCACGACCTCGCGGGTAACCGCCTCACGCCCCCACCCACGAACCCCGATTTCCACGGCCCTGGCCTGGCCTGGATGCTCTCTCTGTCTAAACTCGCCACTCCGCGTGCCTTCGTGCGCAAGATCTTTTCTTGCAATTGCAATCATCGTAGCGGAAGAGAAAGTATAGCCGCCTTCCGGTTATTTCATTTCAACCAAaattcatttttcctttttttaaagAAATTTCTGCATGCCATTGGGTAAATGTCAAATTACAGCATGTACTCGTGGAAATCACGAGACATGGAGGGAGGATATATTTGTAAAAAGAACCACGGAAAATTTAGCTGCAACAAAGCCCTTGGAGTTTTTTTGCAACCGTCTTCCTTGCCGCTTGTCGTCATCAGACACCAAGGAACATCATCGCCAATTCGCCATGTGCGCTTTGTGAGTCGAGGAAGAGGCCCGCCACTAGGGGAGCCATAGTCATTGTGGCATATTAAGTGAGGACCGTCTCCGTGCTTCTCAAATCTCAAATCCGTTGCATGCCTAACATTGACACCACCCTTCAACCTTGTTCTCAGGCAGTGGCGGAGCTTAGTACAAGTCAGAGGGGGTCGTGCCCCCCTCCCAGCCCTAGATAAAACAATGAAGAAAATTTACTATGCATGGCTTAGATAAGTAAAAAAAATCAATTCTTTGCCCTCCTAGTTGTTCATACTTTcgctttgccccccccccccccccccccccccgagattcCTGTTAAGCTCCGCCACTGTTCTCGGGCCTTGCCATCACTCAAGACACTAACTGACAGCACTTCAAACACTGGGTTAGTCACCAAGGAGTAACGGAATCTCTCGACAGCACCATTGGGGGTGTTGCCAAGATGGGTgtaggatcatggaaaaataattcCAATTGTGCTACCATCAAAACACCACTAAGAGACATGCTAAACCTAACCCTAACTACAACAAATGCAAATAGGCTCCACCACCTCGTCATCCGAGTGGTGTCCGGAAGGGGAGAGAACTCACAACCTCACACGTGAGTGGCCTCCCTTAGAGCACTCCAACTGAACTGGAaaatatgccccccccccccgcgtccgcGACGTGCCCACGGACACGAGACATCCATCCCCTATATTCCCACCCCGGCAACCACACCCTCATTTTTCAAATTCTCAAATCCATGACGTAAATTAAGCCTTGTCCAGATCTTCGGTTGCTAAGCTCGAGGAACACTTTGGCAAGCTAGCATCTTGGGCAAAACTGAGATCATTTGAACCTCTTGATCATTAGAAGATGCATCAGGCTGACTTGTGGGTTTATGTTGATGAGAGTGTGATGTATTTTGCTGCTTATCCTTCAGATAATATTTCATCAGCAGGGGAAGGAAGAATGGACTGGTCAGTCTTGAGCCACCAGGATAGCCTTCCACATATCATGTTCCTCCCTTGAGTGGTAACTCTTTTCTAACCTTAGAATCCTGAACCAATTTGCTTAAGGGACTCTGTCATCTACAGGAGTCCATAGGTTGATAAAACAGGTTTCGTGAACCGTCGTCATTAAATTATATGAATACACTTAACAATGAatataacacacacacacaaaaaaaatttATTATGAAAGAAAAATTCATAGTTCAAACATAAAATTGGTTCGAAGGGCACAAAATTCAGTGATTTCCACTATGAATTTACATATGTTCCACAAGTCCATTGAGTAGTGCATGTGCACCTATGTATCTCGAAAATGCGGTGCATCTCTAGAAACTTCACAAAATGATCTGCATCTTGTTTCGGGAGGCGGACATGTATTCCAGGCTTCTCAAAATCATGTGTGTGGCTGCCCTTCGCCCGTGGCATTTTGTTCTCTCTAGTACTCCGGTTGAAACATCCTCACCACAGTGTAGGAAAATTTCTCCATGGCCTCAATGCATGTACTCTCCTCCCATCCGGACATACTCATCAACAACATATGGATGCTCATCATCACCATCATGTCAGCTTCTCGTCATCATTGGTGTCTAAATCGAACGAATCGATGAACTCTTTGAATATGTAGTCATCAAGTTCCTTGTAATCAAAATCATCATCCGACGAACTCGTTTGCCTACAAAATGAGTAAAAGAATCTACAAAACACAGCTCGGATATTTCATCGAACACATAGCAAGCGAGGTGTATGTCCGGTGTAGTAGGACATACCGGCGTGGTGCTCGTGTCTGGCACGGCAAGGATGTCCGGGAGAGGTTTGGGGCTCGTGGTGGGGACATCGCGGGTTCAACACAGCGTCAGAGCTTGGCTACGGGCATTGtagagagaaagaagagaggaaGATGGCATGTAGGGCAAGGGTTGAAGACGATTTGAAGGggtttaggattaatttaacctgTTAGATATGATGTTATGTACATGTCCGGGCAGCCCAAATCTGAAAGGGGGTGGGGCGTAGTAGGGGTCCGACTGGAGATGCTGTACCCCCTAGCAAAGCACCAAAGCAATCATGACCCGTTTAGCCCCAACCATGCTAATTGTTGTGCCGAAAGAAATTTTTGCaaaccaacctatggttggatggttaggagaacagtgatatccctagcccatcaggattcaagtctaaacttgacattggtgctcgcattattcctgaatttatttcaggcatCCCGCGATGTTCTTCTCAGTTTCTCAAAGGTGCTCAAGGGTGTGCATGTGTGAGTTCATACGGGCGAGTGTATGCTCGTGTATACTATGAGCAACTTCAATTATACTGTGTTTTTCTTAAACATCCTTTACCTCTATTAAAAAAAGGATTTCACTAAAATTTAGGACCCTCTTAGCCGTCGAACATTCtctagtaggggggggggggggatatttaGAACGATTTTGCTGACAATTTTAACCGTGAGGGAATGCTAATTTCTTCAAAACCACATTTGCTAGGAGGAAATGACAAGAAGGTATTTTTCGTTTAAAATTGCCACCATCTGATCTCGCGAAGCAACTGTGAGGAAACAAACCCCTTTCCGGCTGACATTCGTCAGATAACATCACCAAAAAAATTTAAACAAGCAGTTTCAGTTTCAATCTGGGAGACGAGTACAATGGCTATATTCCAGAAGGCAGGATCAAAATTCGAGTAAACAAGCTTTCGCTACAAAGTTACTCCTACAGAGTAGTAGTACAGTACAGATGTGATTATTGATTTGCATCTCCCAAATGTGTGATCATGTGAAGCAATCTTGATCCTCACATGGAAACTCTTGCCGCTCTAGCAGTAGATCAAATCCATGGCAGTACTGCTACTCGCCTCCCTCCACCCGGCGAGGAGGAACTCTGCTCCACTTCCGGATCCTCGCGCCCAAGCCCTTCATCTCCTCCACCTGCAGATACAGAGAACACAGACGCACGGTGTAAAATTTGCCGCATCCAGATCGAGAATCCGTCACACGGATGCGGGGGGTTTTGGCTCCGGCGACTTACCGATCCGACGCCCGCCGCGGACACTCCGGCGGTGACGGTCGTGGCGCCGGCGCCGACGAAGAGCGAGGCGACGGCGAACGCCCTGAACGGCATCGTCATGTCGCTGCCGCCCTTGCCTCGCCGGAACCAAACCAGCGCGCCGGTGATCTGGGCCGCACTCGCTCCAAGCCACCAGGGCCATGCCTTGCCCTTCTTCCCGCCGCCTCCACCCAGCTCatccatcaccgccgccgccgccgccgccgctaggttATTTGGGGGACACCACAGCTCGGTGGGAGTTGCAAACTATGCACACACTGAAACACACAAGGCTCACCGACACGTGGGGTCCTTGGCAGGCCGTGTCATGTCCatccactgacgtgtgggacccgtTGCCAGTTCACCCCCAACATAACGGGGTAGGCTCTTCTCCCCCACCTCTCAGTGATCACCAGTAGTGCCATTCCCCAATCCACACCTCAACCGCCCAGCTTCCATGGCTCGGAGCAACCCGGGGCTTCTCCTGGGGCTCCTGCTGCTGCGGCTCACCTGGTGCGTGGTGAGTCGTTGATCCGATCCGATCCGATTTTTGTGCAGGTCGATTTTGTTCGTGTTATCGTTGATGGAGTCGCTGCGATGGGGGGATTTTGAACCAGGCCGTGGATGGCGGAGGCGTGGAGGAAGGGGGCTTCGTGTTTCCGGTGGTGGTGAGCACCTGGCCGTTCCGGGAGGCGGTCAGGGCGGCGTGGGACGTGGTGAAAACCGGTGGCGCAGGGGGCTCGGCTGTGGATGCTGTCGTCGCTGGCTGCTCCGCCTGCGAGGAGCTCCGCTGCGATGGCACAGGTCAGTTGCTTGCTGCCGTCCTTCTCTGTACAATTCGTCCATGTGTGCCTGTGATGGGGATTGGTTGTGGCCTGTGGCTTGTGGCATGGTATCATTTCAGTCTCAGTGGGAGCACTGGGGTGGATGGCGACGAGAAATGGACATACCTGCTAAAACCGATATTTATAATACCGAAGTTACATTTCGTTCCGGGGAGGTTGATTGATATGATATTTTTCCGGTTGCAACTCCCAGAGGCTTGCTTACATAGAAACCAGGGATTCTGACCAATTATTCTGTAAGCAAGCCTATAAATGGGTTTGCatacaagaaaaaaataaaatctCTGATGAACATACTTGCAGGTACCAGACAGCAAAATGATATGGCAACTCAGAAAATAAATCAATAGCTCAAATAGGATTTTATTCGGTGTTTCAATACTTTTTTTATGGTGAGAACCTTAAGCCTCACTACTGGATTTTGCAAGCCTACTTAAAACAATTCTGGAATAAACTTAATTCTTTAAATTTGTCGATAACATCTATTATCAGAAGCGCTATTTTACACTAATTTAAAAATCAAGTGTACTCTTTATTGATGTATTGCCCTGGAGATCAGTACTTCTTGGAGCTTAATTTAACTATGAGAAAATTATGATGGATATCAAGAGTTAAGTCTCAATAATCAAAAGATAAAAAACATTGGTCAATCCAGCTTGCCCACTCAACCTATTTACTAACGTTACCAATTCACTCATTTATTTATCTCTACCTAACATCGTAAAAACTGAAGACAACGGTAAGTGCAGTTGCGGTTATGCCGCAGATAAATATTAGCAATTAAATGATACTTTGTTCTGAAGTACTCGCCTGTTGTTCCCATTGCCTTGTGTTTGAATCCATTAATATTCTCTATGCACTAAATATATAGCAGAACCCCATGATTGTGTGTTTGCAACTTTTTTAGTTTCACAACTTGCCTATTTTTGGTGTGTATCTGAATCAACCATAGTACTGGTTTTAACTGGTTTATAACTTTATGCAGTTGGTCCAGGTGGAAGTCCAGATGAGAACGGTGAAACTACCTTAGATGCTCTTATCATGAATGGGGTAAAAGCTGCTTTAACCACTCAAGCTACAGTATATGCTGATGTTTATGTTGCGGCATTTATGGTGGATGTATTCTTTTTTGCTTAAGAAAACTGGCAGAAGACAATGGAAATTGGAGCTGTGGCTGCCATGAGATATGTGAAGGATGCAATTATGGCAGCAAAGTTGGTCATGGAGCATACCGGGCATACTCTTCTTGTTGGAGAGAAGGCGACATCCTTTGCAATTTCAATGGGTCTTGCAGGACCAACTGACCTGAGTTCACCAGAGTCAATTGAGAAATGGTCAAATTGGAGACAGAATAATTGCCAACCTAACTTTTGGAAAAATGTTGCTCCTGCTGGCAACTGTGGTCCATACCATCCTATAAATATACCTAAGGACCCTGTTAAAAGTGCTGTATGGGAGGATCAAGGAATCACCTGTCAGGAATGGCTCCAAAATGATAATTTACTAGAACCGACAAGCTCCCATTTCAACTCTGTTAATCGCCACAACCATGACACAATCTCTATGGCCGTCATTGACAAGGTACCTAGCGCGTTTATAGGAAAGTCACTCTCTATTAATATGAAACTAAACAGTGTGCTTTTGTTGAGATGGGTCATGTAGCAGTTGGCACATCAACTAATGGTGCTACGTTCAAAATTCCAGGAAGGTAAGCATCTTGCCTCTGTTAGGGAATTTGAAATATTGACATTACAATTTAGTTGGCCACCTGTTTTTTGCTAAATCAGTGATCTGTCTATCGAATGCATCTGCAATAATGTATGAAAAACTGCTGTAATTATTTTTTGAGGGAAATGACTGCAGTAATTCTTTTTTGAGGGAAAGGACTGCAGTATTTAGTTGGCGTTGTATCTTCTATATTCGAACTTCTGTCTGAGGGATAATAACAGCCATAGAACTCACCACTGCCGAATCCTCTTGTAGTATTGATACTATGCGCTGGTATATTTGCAAAGTCACTAATGTGTGGCGAGTCTTGATGATGTTGTTACTTTATTTATGGCTGGATAAAAGCTAACAAAATAGATGGTGCATAGTTGGATGTTACATAACCTCATTAATAGTGGGACTAATATGTCTCAGTATATAGGTTTACAATATTTATCCTAACTGGATTATGACAGACATATTTTTGGTTTGTCCAACTTATATTTACGTAGAAATACTACTTGAAGCTTCCTTTTGATATGTATATCAACTTCTGAAATACTCTGGTATCATatatcaactcctgaaatactctggTA
The window above is part of the Triticum aestivum cultivar Chinese Spring chromosome 2A, IWGSC CS RefSeq v2.1, whole genome shotgun sequence genome. Proteins encoded here:
- the LOC123185882 gene encoding probable transcription factor MYB58 — encoded protein: MARAPGGAARRRGGRRDGGGEAVRKGPWMAEEDAVLLEHVRTHGPRDWSSIRSKGALQRTGKSCRLRWVNKLRPNLKTGCKFSADEERVVIELQAQFGNKWARIATYLPGRTDNDVKNFWSTRQKRLARLLRAPLRARPSKTRSSNTKAPASSLESAMGSCHDHVPSVGNSSGGQSFPAAPPMEHQDTARISHDQMCSGFLSFEPLPLQAAAPSTTEGEASSSNAAYYQLAPESSFYHHPYHLLEFPGLPERCGVDPGFVGASAMDDLAYHDLLPPLHPAPMMMPFFGMEYSRDGIKVETRDNFFDDLPPDVFDSFDQVPPPFSPSATNSEL
- the LOC123190139 gene encoding probable isoaspartyl peptidase/L-asparaginase 3 isoform X3, coding for MARSNPGLLLGLLLLRLTWCVAVDGGGVEEGGFVFPVVVSTWPFREAVRAAWDVVKTGGAGGSAVDAVVAGCSACEELRCDGTVGPGGSPDENGETTLDALIMNGKTMEIGAVAAMRYVKDAIMAAKLVMEHTGHTLLVGEKATSFAISMGLAGPTDLSSPESIEKWSNWRQNNCQPNFWKNVAPAGNCGPYHPINIPKDPVKSAVWEDQGITCQEWLQNDNLLEPTSSHFNSVNRHNHDTISMAVIDKLAHQLMVLRSKFQEGDGPIPGSSAYGDDEVGACGATGDGDIMMRFLPCYQVVESMRLGMEPRDAAVDAISRIARKYPDFVGAVFAINKKGVHAGACHGWTFQYSVRNSSMQDVEVITVTP
- the LOC123190139 gene encoding probable isoaspartyl peptidase/L-asparaginase 3 isoform X5, encoding MARSNPGLLLGLLLLRLTWCVAVDGGGVEEGGFVFPVVVSTWPFREAVRAAWDVVKTGGAGGSAVDAVVAGCSACEELRCDGTVGPGGSPDENGETTLDALIMNGKTMEIGAVAAMRYVKDAIMAAKLVMEHTGHTLLVGEKATSFAISMGLAGPTDLSSPESIEKWSNWRQNNCQPNFWKNVAPAGNCGPYHPINIPKDPVKSAVWEDQGITCQEWLQNDNLLEPTSSHFNSVNRHNHDTISMAVIDKEGDGPIPGSSAYGDDEVGACGATGDGDIMMRFLPCYQVVESMRLGMEPRDAAVDAISRIARKYPDFVGAVFAINKKGVHAGACHGWTFQYSVRNSSMQDVEVITVTP
- the LOC123190140 gene encoding uncharacterized protein; the encoded protein is MDELGGGGGKKGKAWPWWLGASAAQITGALVWFRRGKGGSDMTMPFRAFAVASLFVGAGATTVTAGVSAAGVGSVEEMKGLGARIRKWSRVPPRRVEGGE
- the LOC123190139 gene encoding probable isoaspartyl peptidase/L-asparaginase 3 isoform X7; translation: MNGKTMEIGAVAAMRYVKDAIMAAKLVMEHTGHTLLVGEKATSFAISMGLAGPTDLSSPESIEKWSNWRQNNCQPNFWKNVAPAGNCGPYHPINIPKDPVKSAVWEDQGITCQEWLQNDNLLEPTSSHFNSVNRHNHDTISMAVIDKMGHVAVGTSTNGATFKIPGRVGDGPIPGSSAYGDDEVGACGATGDGDIMMRFLPCYQVVESMRLGMEPRDAAVDAISRIARKYPDFVGAVFAINKKGVHAGACHGWTFQYSVRNSSMQDVEVITVTP
- the LOC123190139 gene encoding probable isoaspartyl peptidase/L-asparaginase 3 isoform X2, yielding MARSNPGLLLGLLLLRLTWCVAVDGGGVEEGGFVFPVVVSTWPFREAVRAAWDVVKTGGAGGSAVDAVVAGCSACEELRCDGTVGPGGSPDENGETTLDALIMNGKTMEIGAVAAMRYVKDAIMAAKLVMEHTGHTLLVGEKATSFAISMGLAGPTDLSSPESIEKWSNWRQNNCQPNFWKNVAPAGNCGPYHPINIPKDPVKSAVWEDQGITCQEWLQNDNLLEPTSSHFNSVNRHNHDTISMAVIDKQLAHQLMVLRSKFQEGDGPIPGSSAYGDDEVGACGATGDGDIMMRFLPCYQVVESMRLGMEPRDAAVDAISRIARKYPDFVGAVFAINKKGVHAGACHGWTFQYSVRNSSMQDVEVITVTP
- the LOC123190139 gene encoding probable isoaspartyl peptidase/L-asparaginase 3 isoform X1, which gives rise to MARSNPGLLLGLLLLRLTWCVAVDGGGVEEGGFVFPVVVSTWPFREAVRAAWDVVKTGGAGGSAVDAVVAGCSACEELRCDGTVGPGGSPDENGETTLDALIMNGKTMEIGAVAAMRYVKDAIMAAKLVMEHTGHTLLVGEKATSFAISMGLAGPTDLSSPESIEKWSNWRQNNCQPNFWKNVAPAGNCGPYHPINIPKDPVKSAVWEDQGITCQEWLQNDNLLEPTSSHFNSVNRHNHDTISMAVIDKMGHVAVGTSTNGATFKIPGRVGDGPIPGSSAYGDDEVGACGATGDGDIMMRFLPCYQVVESMRLGMEPRDAAVDAISRIARKYPDFVGAVFAINKKGVHAGACHGWTFQYSVRNSSMQDVEVITVTP
- the LOC123190139 gene encoding probable isoaspartyl peptidase/L-asparaginase 3 isoform X6, with product MEIGAVAAMRYVKDAIMAAKLVMEHTGHTLLVGEKATSFAISMGLAGPTDLSSPESIEKWSNWRQNNCQPNFWKNVAPAGNCGPYHPINIPKDPVKSAVWEDQGITCQEWLQNDNLLEPTSSHFNSVNRHNHDTISMAVIDKMGHVAVGTSTNGATFKIPGRVGDGPIPGSSAYGDDEVGACGATGDGDIMMRFLPCYQVVESMRLGMEPRDAAVDAISRIARKYPDFVGAVFAINKKGVHAGACHGWTFQYSVRNSSMQDVEVITVTP
- the LOC123190139 gene encoding probable isoaspartyl peptidase/L-asparaginase 3 isoform X4, with product MARSNPGLLLGLLLLRLTWCVAVDGGGVEEGGFVFPVVVSTWPFREAVRAAWDVVKTGGAGGSAVDAVVAGCSACEELRCDGTVGPGGSPDENGETTLDALIMNGKTMEIGAVAAMRYVKDAIMAAKLVMEHTGHTLLVGEKATSFAISMGLAGPTDLSSPESIEKWSNWRQNNCQPNFWKNVAPAGNCGPYHPINIPKDPVKSAVWEDQGITCQEWLQNDNLLEPTSSHFNSVNRHNHDTISMAVIDKMGHVAVGTSTNGATFKIPGRVGDGPIPGSSAYGDDEVGACGATGDGDIMMRFLPCYQVVESMRLGMEPRDAAVDAISRIARDECVSLRVAIMFARNECVQATRTGKKLG